The Microterricola viridarii nucleotide sequence TCGTCGTTCCGCCGCTGCAGTACCTGGCGGTCGACGGGCACGGCGACCCGAACACCGCTCCCGCCTACGCCGAGTCGATCGAGGCGCTGTACGGGGTCGCGTACACGCTGAAGTTCGCGAGCAAGAAGGCACTCGGCCGCGACTTCGTCGTGGCCCCGCTCGAGGGTCTGTGGCGCGCGGCGGATGCCACGGCGTTCACCCGCCGCGACAAGGCGGCGTGGGAGTGGACCATGCTGATTCATCAGCCCGACTGGGTCACCGCCGAGATGGTCGAGGCGGCGCGCTCCGAGGTGCTCGCGAAGAAGGGCCTCGCGGCGGCCGGTGCGCTGCGCCTGCTGCGGCTGGACGAGGGCGAGAGCGTCCAGATCCTGCACCTCGGCTCCTACGACGACGAGGCGCCCACCCTGGCGCGGCTGCACGACGAGTATCTGCCCGCGCACGGACTGGCCTTCAACGGCGACCACCACGAGATCTACCTGAGCGATGCCCGCCGCACGGAACCCGCCAAGCTGAAGACGATCCTGCGGCAGCCGGTTCGCCCGAACGCAGCAGAGTAACCCGGAAACGAAAAAGAGGCCGGCATCCGAA carries:
- a CDS encoding GyrI-like domain-containing protein, translating into MSSAEKPAEKYDVKRALKALYAPRARDFSRIVVPPLQYLAVDGHGDPNTAPAYAESIEALYGVAYTLKFASKKALGRDFVVAPLEGLWRAADATAFTRRDKAAWEWTMLIHQPDWVTAEMVEAARSEVLAKKGLAAAGALRLLRLDEGESVQILHLGSYDDEAPTLARLHDEYLPAHGLAFNGDHHEIYLSDARRTEPAKLKTILRQPVRPNAAE